A single region of the Lysinibacillus sp. B2A1 genome encodes:
- a CDS encoding NAD synthetase: MRTSRVSATTNSTFRNEQQYLHAGDISHNFGQNPKQQFKNSMQKNNDKKQMNRTKQDHQPRSNKIEANSLDHAYDLQIRNELNETADKLNRLSKQKKLLNSYRSSI; this comes from the coding sequence ATGAGGACTTCTAGAGTAAGTGCAACGACTAATAGTACATTTCGTAATGAACAACAGTATCTACATGCAGGGGATATAAGTCATAATTTTGGACAAAATCCAAAGCAACAGTTTAAAAATAGTATGCAAAAAAATAATGATAAGAAGCAAATGAATCGTACGAAACAAGATCATCAGCCGCGATCCAATAAAATAGAGGCTAATTCTTTAGATCATGCATATGATTTACAAATACGTAATGAATTAAATGAAACGGCCGATAAATTAAATCGTCTTAGCAAGCAAAAGAAGCTTCTAAATAGTTACCGTTCTTCTATATAG
- a CDS encoding copper-binding protein, whose product MSHTVYAEFDIQKAIDAASPGEVIHIPTGRYQGNFIVTKPLTLLGEDGTEFISKNNEPTLRIENTATISISNIKFSGKSKAIVASNVDGLELNNIHIKDTHMGVHIQRSTNVHIHDIHVTGSEGHYAKKGNGIAIYKSDDILIENNHIEQMQDGIYLEEVKSIVVQHNNVTRSRYATHFMYTSDAKAFFNNYLSNVTGFMVMMTTDIFLENNTVENHSNYNGYGMLLYDVQRASIAKNIIKNNRTGLALQKSSMIQIDTNDFQMNQTAVEGTKVSDNTKASHNSFTGNILTARSDQFGFQLNGNYYDDYTGIDIEGNGYGDVPYVAMSSFGQWMVRQPVYQYFVASPSVVLLTSLDQQINKMESRVLVDHTPRLAINHEIEHNKLDAVQTFLGLLLLVGSLWLWKRGITE is encoded by the coding sequence ATGAGCCACACAGTGTACGCTGAATTCGATATACAGAAAGCCATTGATGCAGCATCGCCCGGTGAGGTTATTCATATTCCTACTGGCAGGTATCAAGGTAATTTTATTGTTACAAAGCCACTAACATTACTTGGTGAGGATGGAACGGAATTTATTTCGAAAAATAATGAGCCGACACTACGAATTGAAAATACCGCAACTATTAGTATCAGCAATATAAAATTTTCAGGAAAAAGTAAAGCAATTGTTGCTAGTAATGTTGATGGGCTTGAGCTTAATAATATCCACATTAAAGACACTCATATGGGTGTGCATATTCAACGCTCCACTAACGTCCATATACACGACATTCATGTAACTGGCAGTGAGGGGCACTATGCAAAGAAAGGAAATGGTATTGCCATTTATAAAAGTGATGACATCCTTATAGAAAACAATCATATTGAGCAGATGCAGGATGGAATTTATTTAGAGGAAGTCAAAAGTATTGTTGTTCAACATAACAATGTGACACGGAGTCGTTATGCTACACATTTTATGTATACAAGTGATGCAAAGGCATTTTTTAATAACTATCTTTCTAATGTTACTGGCTTTATGGTCATGATGACCACAGATATCTTTTTAGAAAACAACACCGTTGAGAACCATTCTAATTATAACGGCTACGGTATGTTGTTGTATGACGTGCAGCGGGCTTCAATTGCAAAAAATATCATCAAAAATAATCGAACAGGTCTCGCATTACAAAAAAGTTCGATGATTCAAATTGATACAAATGATTTTCAAATGAATCAAACTGCAGTTGAGGGAACAAAGGTAAGTGACAACACAAAGGCAAGTCATAATAGCTTTACTGGTAATATCCTAACAGCCCGCTCTGATCAGTTTGGTTTTCAGCTAAATGGTAATTATTATGATGATTATACAGGCATTGATATAGAAGGGAATGGGTATGGTGATGTTCCGTATGTGGCAATGTCAAGCTTTGGCCAGTGGATGGTGCGGCAGCCTGTCTACCAATATTTTGTGGCCTCTCCAAGTGTTGTTTTACTAACATCGCTAGATCAGCAAATTAATAAAATGGAATCAAGGGTATTAGTAGACCATACACCGAGATTAGCGATAAATCATGAAATAGAGCATAACAAACTAGATGCTGTACAAACATTTTTAGGTTTACTTTTGCTAGTAGGTAGTTTATGGCTATGGAAAAGAGGGATAACAGAATGA
- a CDS encoding ammonium transporter encodes MDAVLLSVNLVWVMLGTILVFFMHAGFAMVEAGFTRSKNAVNIIMKNFLTISLGGIIYFLCGYAIMFGDTAGGLFGTSGFALKGVDDLSFFIFQTMFAATGATILSGAVAERTNIFAYIGIIILMTLVVYPIVGHWVWSGQGWLTDLGFIDFAGSTVVHLTGAVAAFVAAAMIGPRLGKYENGRVNVITGHSIPLGSLGVFLLWFGWFGFNGASTLAADPELVPSVIANTFFSAAAGVVATAFYTKFRYGHIDGSLTLNGALAGLVGITAGAANVSIIGSIIIGIIAAPLLVEGVRFIEWRLKVDDPVGAIAVHGICGIWGTLAVGLFDINGQGLFYGGGISLLGVQAIGIIATIAWVSVSVTIGLFIIKAFVPLRVTAEEEIAGLDVIEHGTPAYEYQDIFKGSAVKGETFAHRLTHFGKAQTNVQEEHV; translated from the coding sequence ATGGATGCGGTTCTATTATCGGTAAATTTAGTTTGGGTGATGCTAGGTACAATTTTAGTATTCTTTATGCATGCTGGATTTGCAATGGTTGAGGCTGGCTTTACACGTTCTAAAAATGCGGTCAATATTATTATGAAAAATTTTCTTACGATTTCACTTGGCGGTATTATTTATTTTTTATGTGGATACGCCATTATGTTTGGTGATACTGCTGGAGGTTTATTCGGTACAAGTGGCTTTGCTTTAAAAGGTGTAGATGATCTTTCCTTCTTTATCTTCCAAACAATGTTCGCAGCAACAGGCGCTACAATTTTATCTGGTGCAGTGGCTGAGCGTACAAATATTTTTGCTTATATCGGCATTATTATACTCATGACATTAGTAGTTTACCCAATTGTTGGTCATTGGGTATGGAGTGGTCAGGGCTGGTTAACTGATCTTGGATTTATTGATTTCGCAGGCTCTACAGTAGTTCACTTAACAGGGGCTGTAGCAGCATTTGTAGCAGCGGCGATGATCGGACCACGACTTGGTAAATACGAGAATGGTCGTGTTAATGTCATTACAGGACATAGTATTCCTTTAGGCTCTCTAGGTGTATTCTTACTTTGGTTCGGTTGGTTTGGCTTTAATGGTGCTTCTACATTAGCAGCTGATCCTGAACTAGTGCCTAGCGTTATTGCTAATACATTTTTTTCAGCCGCTGCTGGAGTTGTCGCAACTGCTTTCTATACGAAGTTTCGATATGGTCATATCGACGGCTCTCTGACATTAAATGGCGCCTTAGCAGGTCTTGTAGGCATTACTGCTGGTGCAGCGAATGTTAGTATTATTGGTTCTATCATTATTGGCATAATTGCAGCTCCATTACTAGTGGAAGGTGTACGTTTCATCGAATGGAGATTAAAAGTTGATGACCCTGTTGGTGCCATTGCTGTACATGGTATCTGTGGTATTTGGGGTACTCTTGCAGTTGGCCTGTTTGATATTAATGGTCAAGGATTATTTTATGGTGGTGGTATCAGCCTTCTAGGTGTGCAAGCAATTGGGATTATCGCTACCATTGCCTGGGTTAGTGTTTCCGTAACAATTGGTTTATTTATTATTAAAGCATTTGTACCATTACGTGTTACTGCTGAGGAAGAAATCGCTGGTCTGGATGTCATTGAACATGGTACACCAGCCTATGAATACCAGGATATTTTCAAAGGCTCTGCCGTTAAAGGTGAAACATTCGCACATCGTTTAACACATTTCGGTAAAGCACAAACTAATGTTCAAGAAGAACATGTCTAG
- a CDS encoding ABC transporter permease, with translation MLIKLELKQMLRSRWMQLVCLLFTFVFTAIVVVQQMALPDVEGFTRQTASFLNVLLFLLPLFILTIGSMSVAGDVETGWYSLLKTYPMTRMQYITGKYIATVLAFLLVVLLAFGVIVTLGGILGGVHLPVIFITLTLLCIFIFVSLAVLIGAFAKTRLYALSLSLVFWSIFLLLISYALMAIGTVVAGHVMQKLTIIAIHINPVEWLRFGYFIFSHQASVLGPAFYSVTKFYSSSLGYTVYGAVTLLWIICPLACSSRLLKKGGRK, from the coding sequence ATGCTAATTAAATTAGAATTGAAACAAATGCTTAGAAGTCGATGGATGCAACTTGTGTGTTTGTTATTTACATTCGTTTTTACAGCTATTGTCGTCGTTCAGCAAATGGCACTTCCCGATGTTGAAGGCTTTACACGTCAAACCGCCTCATTTTTAAACGTATTACTATTTTTATTGCCGTTATTTATTCTAACGATTGGCAGTATGAGTGTAGCTGGTGATGTGGAAACTGGTTGGTACTCGTTGTTAAAGACATACCCAATGACCCGTATGCAATACATTACAGGGAAATATATAGCTACTGTACTAGCCTTTTTATTGGTCGTGCTGTTAGCGTTTGGGGTTATCGTGACATTAGGTGGGATTTTAGGCGGTGTGCATTTGCCTGTTATTTTCATCACACTAACGTTGCTATGTATATTTATTTTTGTGTCATTAGCCGTTTTGATTGGTGCGTTTGCTAAAACTAGATTGTATGCACTGTCGTTATCACTTGTTTTTTGGTCCATTTTTTTATTGCTTATTTCTTACGCTTTGATGGCTATAGGAACAGTTGTAGCAGGTCATGTGATGCAAAAGCTTACCATTATTGCGATACATATTAATCCTGTAGAGTGGCTACGTTTTGGCTATTTTATTTTTTCACATCAAGCTAGTGTACTTGGTCCAGCATTTTATAGTGTGACAAAGTTTTACTCATCATCATTAGGCTACACGGTTTATGGAGCTGTAACGTTGCTATGGATTATTTGTCCATTAGCTTGTAGTAGTAGGCTGTTAAAGAAAGGCGGAAGAAAATGA
- a CDS encoding cysteine methyltransferase, translating to MDVLYVDTLTYAQGNMYIVASDEGLVYIGTPNAPFEEVEVWAKKPFKGYRFEENKAKLQPYVKQFTDYFNKELTEFDLPIHVKGTPFQLAVWDALMELPYGATASYSDIAHRIGNPKAVRAVGGAIGANPILAIIPCHRVIGKNGKLTGFRSGLAMKEFLLEIERGLKNKQVL from the coding sequence ATGGACGTATTATATGTAGATACATTAACATATGCACAAGGCAATATGTATATCGTTGCCTCGGATGAAGGGCTTGTATATATTGGAACACCAAATGCACCATTTGAGGAGGTTGAAGTATGGGCCAAAAAGCCATTTAAAGGCTACCGTTTTGAAGAGAATAAAGCAAAATTACAGCCGTATGTTAAGCAATTCACGGATTATTTTAATAAAGAGCTTACAGAATTTGATTTGCCGATACATGTCAAAGGAACCCCGTTTCAGCTAGCTGTATGGGATGCGCTAATGGAGCTACCATACGGTGCAACGGCTTCATACTCAGATATCGCACACCGCATCGGTAATCCAAAGGCGGTAAGAGCAGTAGGCGGTGCAATAGGAGCTAATCCAATATTAGCAATTATTCCATGTCATCGTGTGATTGGAAAAAATGGTAAGCTAACAGGTTTTCGTAGTGGATTGGCAATGAAGGAGTTTTTACTTGAAATAGAGAGAGGCTTGAAGAACAAACAAGTGCTTTGA
- a CDS encoding nicotinate phosphoribosyltransferase — translation MRSNYTDDSLALHTDLYQINMAESYWADGIHNRKAVFELYFRKLPFGNGYAIFAGLERMLDYLRNFRFSDSDITYLREEVGYKDDFIDYLKNIRFTGNMYSMVEGELVFANEPIVRIEAPLVEAQLIETALLNIVNYQTLIATKASRIKQIIKNEAAMEFGTRRAQEMDAAIWGTRAAFIGGFASTSNVRAGKLFHIPVSGTHAHALVQAYKNDYDAFHAYAKRHRDCVFLVDTYNTLKSGVPTAIKVAKELGDKINFIGIRLDSGDIAFLSKEARRMLDEAGFHKAKIIVSNDLDEYTILNLKAQGAQVDVWGIGTKLITAYDQPALGAVYKMVAIENVEGQLEDTIKISANAEKVSTPGLKNVYRIIDRKNGKAEGDYITMQDENPQAEERIKMFHPVHTFVSKFVTNFEAKNLHQHVIKNGAIHYQNPTLEEMRDYAMDNLELLWDEYKRAMNPEEYPVDLSQKCWDNKMRNIEEVREMVNRL, via the coding sequence GTGAGATCAAACTATACAGATGATAGCTTAGCGCTACACACAGATTTATACCAAATCAATATGGCAGAATCGTATTGGGCGGATGGTATACATAATAGAAAAGCGGTTTTTGAATTATATTTCAGAAAATTACCATTTGGCAATGGGTATGCCATTTTTGCTGGATTAGAAAGAATGCTTGATTATTTACGCAATTTTCGTTTCAGCGATTCAGATATTACCTATTTACGAGAAGAGGTAGGCTATAAAGACGACTTTATTGATTATCTGAAAAATATTCGATTCACAGGAAATATGTACTCGATGGTGGAGGGTGAGCTTGTTTTCGCAAATGAACCAATCGTCCGCATTGAAGCACCGTTAGTAGAAGCACAGCTAATTGAGACAGCCCTTCTTAATATTGTGAATTACCAAACATTAATTGCGACAAAGGCTAGTCGTATTAAGCAAATCATCAAAAATGAAGCAGCGATGGAGTTTGGCACAAGACGTGCTCAGGAGATGGATGCGGCTATTTGGGGAACGAGGGCTGCATTTATTGGTGGCTTTGCCTCCACAAGTAATGTTCGGGCAGGGAAACTCTTTCATATACCAGTGTCAGGTACTCATGCCCATGCACTTGTTCAAGCCTATAAAAATGATTACGATGCATTCCATGCGTATGCGAAACGCCATCGAGATTGTGTATTCCTTGTGGATACTTACAATACGTTAAAATCAGGTGTACCAACTGCAATTAAAGTAGCTAAAGAGCTTGGGGATAAAATTAATTTTATTGGAATTCGTTTAGATAGCGGCGATATAGCATTTTTGTCAAAAGAAGCGCGTCGAATGCTAGATGAAGCAGGTTTCCACAAAGCCAAAATTATTGTATCCAATGATTTAGATGAATACACCATTTTAAACTTAAAGGCACAAGGTGCACAAGTGGATGTGTGGGGGATTGGTACAAAGCTTATTACAGCTTACGATCAACCTGCTTTAGGGGCTGTCTATAAAATGGTTGCTATAGAAAATGTTGAGGGTCAATTAGAAGATACAATTAAAATTTCTGCGAATGCTGAAAAAGTGTCGACGCCAGGTCTTAAAAATGTTTATAGAATTATTGATCGAAAGAATGGAAAGGCAGAGGGAGATTATATTACGATGCAGGATGAAAATCCTCAAGCAGAAGAACGAATAAAAATGTTCCATCCTGTTCATACATTTGTTTCAAAATTTGTTACAAACTTTGAAGCAAAAAACTTACATCAACATGTGATTAAAAATGGTGCCATTCATTATCAAAATCCAACATTGGAAGAAATGCGTGATTATGCTATGGATAATTTAGAACTGTTATGGGATGAATATAAGCGTGCCATGAACCCTGAGGAGTATCCTGTCGATTTAAGTCAAAAATGTTGGGACAATAAAATGCGCAATATTGAAGAAGTGCGTGAAATGGTCAATCGATTATAA
- a CDS encoding NAD(+) synthase: MTLQQQIIQELRVKPTIDVQEEIRKSIDFLKNYARRYSFVKGFVLGISGGQDSTLTGKLAQLAVDELNAESKETIYSFYAIRLPYGVQADEKDCQDAIDYIKPTKTLTVNIKGAVDASVQALSDAGIKVSDFVKGNEKARERMKAQYAIAAMNNAVVLGTDHAAEAITGFYTKFGDGGADLMPIFRLNKRQGKQLLAALDCPEHLYLKTPTADLEENRPSLPDELALGVTYNQIDDYLEGKTIPEEERITLEGYYLRSQHKRHMPITVFDDFWK; the protein is encoded by the coding sequence ATGACTTTACAGCAGCAAATCATTCAGGAATTACGAGTGAAGCCTACTATAGATGTACAGGAGGAAATTCGCAAATCCATCGATTTTTTAAAGAACTACGCTCGTCGATATAGTTTTGTAAAAGGGTTTGTTCTCGGAATATCTGGTGGCCAGGATTCTACATTAACAGGAAAGTTAGCGCAGCTTGCGGTGGATGAGTTAAATGCAGAGTCAAAAGAAACGATATATTCTTTTTATGCTATTCGCTTACCATATGGCGTTCAGGCTGATGAAAAGGATTGTCAGGATGCCATCGATTATATTAAACCAACAAAAACCTTAACAGTGAATATTAAAGGCGCTGTCGATGCAAGTGTTCAAGCATTATCGGATGCAGGAATTAAGGTAAGTGATTTTGTGAAGGGAAATGAAAAGGCACGTGAGCGAATGAAGGCGCAATATGCTATAGCTGCTATGAATAATGCTGTCGTATTAGGAACAGACCATGCCGCTGAAGCCATTACAGGTTTTTATACAAAATTTGGAGATGGGGGTGCGGATCTAATGCCCATCTTCCGACTTAACAAACGTCAAGGTAAACAATTACTAGCTGCACTTGATTGCCCGGAGCACTTATATTTAAAAACACCAACTGCCGATTTAGAAGAAAATCGCCCATCCTTGCCAGATGAACTAGCACTTGGTGTAACATATAATCAGATTGATGATTATTTAGAGGGAAAGACTATTCCTGAAGAAGAACGTATTACATTAGAAGGATATTATTTACGTTCTCAGCATAAACGCCATATGCCGATTACAGTATTTGATGATTTTTGGAAGTAA
- a CDS encoding iron export ABC transporter permease subunit FetB, whose translation MTFTTLSLTLIFVLIPLLLSKTLKLGLEKDTIIATIRSIVQLLAVGFILKFVFDAQSYLYIFLMVALMIVAATLNARKKGKGIQGITWKIALTLIVIETVTQGVLLGFHIVPATAQFIIPISGMLIGNSMVLSILFLNRFTAEITSHHDEIELILSLGGTPKQAIHRQLMNAVKASMIPTIESQKTIGLVQLPGMMSGQIIGGADPIQAVQFQLLIIFALLTTATLSSIMIGFLSYPALFNERMQILEMK comes from the coding sequence ATGACGTTTACAACACTATCCCTGACATTAATTTTTGTTTTAATCCCTCTGTTGCTATCAAAAACATTAAAGCTTGGACTTGAAAAAGATACAATCATTGCTACGATACGCTCTATTGTTCAGCTACTTGCAGTAGGCTTTATTTTAAAATTTGTCTTTGATGCCCAAAGCTATCTTTATATTTTCCTTATGGTTGCATTAATGATTGTAGCGGCAACATTAAATGCCCGCAAAAAAGGAAAAGGGATTCAAGGTATTACGTGGAAAATTGCTCTGACTTTAATTGTCATCGAAACTGTCACACAAGGCGTTTTACTTGGCTTTCATATTGTTCCAGCAACTGCACAATTTATTATTCCCATTAGCGGCATGCTAATTGGTAATTCAATGGTGTTGTCCATCCTCTTTTTAAATCGTTTTACTGCTGAGATCACCAGTCATCATGATGAAATAGAATTAATTTTATCACTTGGTGGCACACCTAAACAGGCTATTCATCGTCAGCTAATGAATGCTGTTAAGGCAAGTATGATTCCTACAATCGAGAGTCAAAAAACCATCGGACTTGTTCAACTGCCAGGTATGATGAGTGGTCAAATTATCGGTGGTGCAGATCCTATACAAGCAGTACAATTTCAACTCTTAATCATTTTTGCCCTCCTCACAACAGCAACACTATCAAGCATAATGATAGGCTTTTTAAGCTATCCTGCTCTTTTTAACGAACGCATGCAAATACTTGAAATGAAATAA
- a CDS encoding AAA family ATPase yields the protein MNSQIQDVLENIEKVMIGKRDVAELSIVALLARGHILLEDVPGVGKTMMVRALAKSFDAQFKRIQFTPDLLPSDVVGVSIYNPKTMEFEFRPGPIMGDVVLADEINRTSPKTQSALLEGMEEASVTIDGNTLAIHQPFFVMATQNPIEHEGTYPLPEAQLDRFLLKIKMGYPSRREEVEILRRAENGKPIEKIKAVLTVEQLKELQELVQGVYVEDSVKNYMVELASQTRENSYVHLGVSPRATIALMKASQAYAFMKGRSYVTPDDVQYLVPFVFSHRLVLKPDARYDNVTAEEIIERIIAKTPVPTKRFAEQ from the coding sequence ATGAATTCGCAAATACAAGATGTTTTAGAAAATATAGAGAAAGTAATGATTGGTAAAAGAGATGTTGCTGAGCTTAGTATAGTTGCTTTGCTGGCGAGAGGGCATATTTTACTAGAGGATGTACCGGGTGTTGGTAAAACAATGATGGTGCGAGCGCTAGCAAAGTCGTTTGATGCACAATTTAAAAGAATTCAATTTACACCGGATTTATTGCCATCTGATGTAGTTGGAGTGTCTATTTATAATCCAAAGACAATGGAATTTGAGTTTCGACCTGGCCCGATTATGGGAGATGTCGTACTTGCCGATGAAATTAATCGTACATCACCAAAAACACAATCTGCGTTGCTTGAAGGAATGGAGGAAGCATCTGTCACAATTGATGGGAACACCCTAGCAATCCATCAGCCGTTTTTCGTTATGGCAACGCAAAACCCGATTGAACATGAAGGGACATACCCATTACCAGAGGCACAGCTGGATCGTTTTTTACTAAAGATAAAGATGGGTTATCCTTCTAGAAGAGAAGAGGTAGAGATACTACGTCGAGCAGAAAATGGTAAACCGATTGAAAAAATTAAAGCAGTACTAACAGTTGAGCAATTAAAAGAATTACAGGAACTTGTACAAGGTGTGTATGTTGAAGATTCTGTCAAAAATTACATGGTCGAGTTAGCATCACAGACAAGGGAAAATAGCTATGTACATTTAGGGGTTAGCCCTCGTGCAACGATTGCCCTAATGAAAGCCTCACAAGCCTATGCTTTTATGAAAGGGCGCAGTTATGTTACGCCAGATGATGTCCAATATCTTGTACCATTTGTCTTTAGTCATCGATTAGTATTAAAGCCTGATGCTCGATATGATAACGTAACAGCAGAGGAAATTATTGAGCGTATTATTGCAAAAACACCTGTACCAACAAAGAGGTT
- a CDS encoding ABC transporter ATP-binding protein has translation MMLLEANKLSHVYDNRRGLQEASFSLQTGRVLALVGGNGAGKSTLIRLLTGQEKQKSGEIIWHKPQTIRYMPDDVDFPSMLSAIEILQLLASFKNVEKEEQENVLRRVALWDVRKQRVKQFSKGMRQRLNLAQSLLGNGSLLILDEPTNGLDPFWIAELKKIMLEEKSKGCTVIFSTHLLAFAEEVADDVLVLHEGKILISGSLKEILLQENSSSLENLWLKKLNL, from the coding sequence ATGATGCTATTAGAAGCAAACAAATTATCACATGTATATGACAATAGGAGAGGGCTTCAGGAAGCTTCTTTTTCCCTACAGACAGGGCGTGTTCTAGCTCTTGTGGGTGGTAATGGTGCTGGTAAGAGTACATTAATTCGCCTGTTAACAGGACAAGAAAAGCAAAAGTCAGGTGAAATCATCTGGCATAAACCGCAAACCATCCGATATATGCCAGATGATGTGGACTTTCCATCTATGTTATCAGCAATAGAAATTTTACAGCTACTTGCCTCTTTCAAGAATGTTGAGAAGGAGGAGCAAGAAAATGTGCTAAGACGTGTTGCGCTATGGGATGTAAGAAAGCAGAGGGTAAAGCAATTCTCGAAAGGGATGCGTCAAAGGCTGAATCTTGCTCAAAGCTTACTTGGCAATGGCTCTTTGCTTATTTTAGATGAGCCAACTAATGGGCTTGATCCTTTTTGGATAGCTGAGCTTAAAAAAATAATGCTTGAGGAAAAAAGCAAAGGTTGTACAGTTATATTTTCCACACATTTACTTGCATTTGCTGAAGAAGTGGCAGACGATGTGTTAGTTCTACATGAGGGTAAAATACTTATCTCAGGAAGTTTAAAGGAAATTCTTTTACAAGAAAATTCATCTTCATTAGAGAATTTATGGTTAAAAAAATTAAATCTGTAA
- a CDS encoding transcriptional regulator (indirectly regulates nitrogen metabolism; at high nitrogen levels P-II prevents the phosphorylation of NR-I, the transcriptional activator of the glutamine synthetase gene (glnA); at low nitrogen levels P-II is uridylylated to form PII-UMP and interacts with an adenylyltransferase (GlnE) that activates GlnA) — translation MKKIEAIIRPEVFGTVRDGLAQEGIAGLSVSEIAGCGRQLGRTGLFRGNTYEIEFLPKLKLEMIVDDEKVDSIVEVLLRDAATGKVGDGKIFIYPVEQAIRIRTKEVGSIAVE, via the coding sequence ATGAAAAAAATCGAAGCAATTATTCGTCCTGAAGTTTTCGGCACCGTTAGGGACGGACTTGCACAGGAAGGAATTGCAGGGCTAAGTGTTTCCGAAATTGCAGGCTGTGGACGTCAGCTAGGTCGCACTGGTTTATTCCGTGGCAACACGTATGAAATTGAATTTTTACCAAAGCTGAAATTAGAAATGATTGTTGATGACGAAAAAGTTGATTCTATTGTGGAAGTACTGTTACGAGATGCTGCAACTGGTAAAGTTGGTGACGGTAAAATTTTCATTTATCCAGTAGAACAGGCAATTCGGATCCGTACTAAAGAAGTCGGCTCAATTGCCGTAGAATAA
- a CDS encoding phosphate ABC transporter ATP-binding protein, whose amino-acid sequence MDMLYEPSIHLQQISFSANDKTILKSITGSFPKGKITTLVGPSGAGKTTLLKLCNGLLSPTDGQILIDNQPISTYEPTALRKHVGIALQAAPMINGTVFENLALPRSLQGKKLKKEEAIQYLQDVGLDQSFLQRSTNGLSGGQRQKVSIARTLINQSSILLLDEITSALDRQSVQDIESLIATINKKYNVTMIWITHNLQQALTIGHFTWVMMDGELIETGKSSLLKTPVNPRVAEFVQGANV is encoded by the coding sequence ATGGATATGTTATACGAGCCTTCTATTCACCTTCAACAGATCAGCTTTTCTGCAAATGACAAGACTATCTTAAAATCGATTACTGGGTCATTCCCTAAAGGAAAAATCACCACTTTGGTCGGTCCATCCGGTGCTGGCAAAACAACTCTACTAAAATTATGTAATGGCTTATTATCACCTACAGATGGTCAAATATTAATTGATAATCAACCTATTTCTACATACGAGCCAACTGCTTTAAGAAAACATGTCGGCATTGCCCTTCAGGCAGCACCTATGATTAACGGGACTGTGTTTGAAAATCTCGCACTTCCTCGTTCATTACAAGGAAAAAAGCTTAAAAAAGAAGAAGCCATTCAATATTTACAAGATGTCGGACTGGATCAAAGCTTTCTACAGCGCTCTACAAATGGGTTATCAGGTGGACAACGACAAAAAGTCTCTATTGCGAGAACGCTTATTAATCAGTCCTCCATTTTATTATTAGACGAAATCACCTCTGCATTGGACCGTCAATCTGTCCAGGACATTGAGTCACTCATTGCCACCATTAACAAAAAATACAATGTCACAATGATTTGGATTACACATAATTTACAGCAGGCACTAACAATTGGGCACTTCACATGGGTTATGATGGATGGTGAGCTTATTGAAACAGGAAAAAGCTCCCTACTGAAAACCCCTGTAAATCCACGTGTAGCAGAGTTTGTACAGGGGGCGAATGTATGA